TGAATTACTTAAACGGACTCGGGACAAAGATAATCAGGACTTAGACAGCGCATTGATGATCACTATGATGGGTATTGCGGCTGGACTAAGAAATACGGGTTAATTTCATTTGCTGCAATAGCAGTTTTATTCCCTCATAACAAAAACCAATCCTATAGGGCTGGTTTTTTTATTTTATCTAGTTTTTTATGGTTGTTTTGTTGACATCAATTCTTAATTAACTAGAATCCCCTGCTACCTTGTAAACGCGCTTATCACTAATTAAGGCAATAGTCAGAGGCTGAAATGTCAACGCTTTCAACCAGTATCACATATGATGAAACCACAACCCTGATCATGATGACCCTCAGAGGTAAAGCGGGGGTAGATGATGTTGTTAATGCCTACAGGGCAGCGAACAATTATGCTTCAAAACACCAGAGTAGTAAGTTGTTGGTAGATGTTTCTGAGTTGGAGCACCGATTTGCAGCAATAGATGTGGTTAATATCATGCCAAAAGTCGCACATCAGGTTAAAAACATGCAGATTGCACGAGTGGTTGGTATTGAAGGGTTTATGCATGATCTATTTTTACAAAAGGTACAGCGATTTGGCATCAACGCGGAGAATTTCGAGTGCTTTAAAAGTGCTAAGGAATGGTTGAGTAAAAGCTGATTCAGGCGTAAACTGGTCTGCCATGAAACAAGCGCAAAACAGCGCTGTACAGGCGCGAGCCTGTGCGAATAATAACGATATATGGCAGATACTGACAACAAGCTAATTCCTTCCGTTCTGGAAGCGTGTAAAACCGCCAACGGCGTGTTAAATTCCGAACTTCAAACTTACATTCAGGGCTTATTGGGTTGTAATAAAGCTCAGCTAGGACAGGCGTTGTTGCCCTATGCAGCAAGCTTTGCTCAGGCCCCCATCTCTTCTTTTCTGGTCGGTGCAGTAGCATACGATAAACACAGCGATCATTATTTCCTGGGTGCTAACCTGGAGTTTTCGCACCGGGCGCTGTCTTTGGTGGTGCATGCCGAGCAAGCTGCTATTAACAACGCGTGGCTAAATGGTGCTAAGGAAATCACCAGTCTGGATATCACCGCTGCCCCATGTGGCTACTGTCGCCAGTTTATGAATGAATTAAGTAATGCAAAACAGTTGAAAATCACCTTGCCAACGGGAGAGACGACGCTATCGCAACTACTGCCGGGAGACTTTGGGCCCACAGATTTAGGTAACCAGGAATCACTATTTGACAGTGCGCCGATTGCTATCAATAAGGTGGATGAGCTGTCTGATACGCTGGTCAGTCACCTTAGCCAAGTTTATGCACCGTACACCAACAATATAGCAGCGGCTGAGTTAGTGATGGAAAACGGCAAGCGTTTTTATGGTCGTTATGTTGAAAATGCTGCATACAGTCCAAGTTTATCACCGATGCAAAGTGCACTGAGCCAGTTGGCTATGAGTGGTGAAATCCTAGCCGAGGCTAAGCTGGAACGGGCAACTTTGGTGGAAACAAAAGGAAGAGAAAATCAGCGCGCGGTGACAGAAGCGGTAATAAGCAGCTTTAACGAAACGCTAAAGCTACATTATTATCTGATAGAATCAAAGCAGGCTTAAGCCTGCTTTGCTTTGTCCAGTACCAGTTCAGCGGCTTTGATGACGACAGAGACCGCATTTTTTTCAACCATCTGATGATCCACGTTCGGGATTTCCTGACGGGTACGGTTAACCAGTACGCCTGCAACACAGGCTGCTTTTAGTCCCAGCGCAGCACACATGGTAAACAGGGTAGCTGATTCCATTTCATAGTTCATAACATTGAGCTTTTGCCATTCTTCGCACGAGCCCTGAAATGCTTTAGGTACATATCCTGAGTAGGTATCATATCGTTCCTGGCCCGGATAGAAAGTATCGCTCGAAGCGGTAATGCCCGTGTGATAGGTGACACCCATGTGTTCACATGCCTCGACCATGGCGGCGGTACAGTGGAAGTCAGAAACAGCCGGGTAGGCAAGAGGTGCGAAGTGCTGGCTGGCACCATCAAGGCGTACAGAGGCTGTGCTGACCAGAATATCACCTTCGTTAATATGTGGCTGGATAGCGCCAGTGGTACCAATACGAAGGAAGGTATTTACACCCAGTTGAGCCAGCTCTTCAATAGCAATCGAAGTCGAAGGTCCACCAATACCAGTTGAGCAAATCACGATGGATTGGCCTTTGATATCGCCAAGATACACATGAAATTCTCGGGTTTGAGCCAGACATTTGGGGTTGTCGAGTTGCGAAGCAATACGCTCTGAACGTTTAGGGTCGCCAGGTACGATAGCCAGTGTTGCACCGTTGAGATCTGCTTTTGAAAGACCCAGGTGAAATACCTTTTCCATATATAAACCTTGTATAGTTCTAAAGCCCAATGGTCAATTTTACCTGCATTTAAGTACAGGACGAATGTCCTTATATTGATCTTTGAGCATGACAAATGTGTTTTTTACTTTAAATCCTATAAATGCTCTGGATAAATTGCTAATTTGAGGTGTATTGGCATCTTAAACAATAGGTTGCTCACTAATATCATACAAAGATACTAGCGCGAAACAGCGCCGTTTGTAACCTAAGGTATCATTCAAATTAACCAATTGCTTGCAACATTGTCGACTGTCTTCTAAACCTTAATAAGGAGAAGCAAATGGGGAATACCTACAATGCCTACAACACAATCGATAGACAAGCACACCGAGTTTGCCCGCTGTTTTGAAAGCAACAAGTTAAGCCCCTTAGTGGCTTTTCACTGGCTCGCATTGGCGTTCAAAGACATTGCCAGAGCACCTTTACTCAGTCTTATATATGGACTGGTTTTCACAACAATACCTGCTGCGATTATGTGGCTGGCATTTGAAGTTGATTCACACCTTGTGATCTTACCCGCCGCCGTTGCATTTGCATTGATTGGCCCCGCATTTGCCGCTGGCCTTTATGATGTAGCCTGGGAGCTGGAAAAAGGCCACAAGCCAACGCTCGGTCATAGCCTCAAATCTATGTTCAGAAATCCTGCAGGAGAATGGGGATTCGCTATTTTACTTATGGTGATAATGATTGTCTGGATGCGCCTGGCTGCGCTCATTCATGCGCTCTACCCCAATGTGCCAAACCCCAACTTTGAGCAATTATCGGCATTCCTTGGGTTAGGAACCTTGGTAGGGGGTATATTGGTTGTGACTGTGTTCGCCATTTCTGCGTTCACGCCACAGATAATGATGGAGCGTCGGGTCGACATTATGACTGCCGTGGTTTCGTCAATCCACGCAGTGAGATCCAATGCTGCGGCGATGATTGTATGGGGCGCGACGATTGGTGTTTTGGTTATCGTAGGCTTCTTAACGGGCACGGCCGGGTTTATCGTGATAATGCCGTTACTCGCCTATGCAAGTTGGCATGGTTACATTGCAACGATAAAAACCAAAAAACCCAGAAAATACGAATAAGCAAACACTTAGCCTGCATATTCAACCGCTTTGGCAAACTTCGGTGGTGCCAGAGCGGTTGACTTATCTCCCAGCCATGTTATACCGACACCAGCACAGTATATTTTAGCGTTTTAAAGTCCACTTTATATTCGTAACTCATTGAAAGCTATGGCTTTGATGTTTTTGTTGTGAAAGGTGTTTGATATTTTTAGGGAATTTTCCCTGTCTATTCAGTGAACCTGGCAATAAATCCGTGAGTAACGGCGTGGCATGTTTATGCAGTTGACTGAGGAGGTCTCAATGAGTGATAGCAAAGCAAAATTTCATCAGAAAATAGAAAACTGTCTGTGTCCGCCGGGAGATGGCGTGTTTACCGTTAACACGGCAAAAGAAAGAAAAGCGGCGTTACGCGAAAAACTCTACGGGCAGACTGAAAACATTGAGCCTCTGTGGAAAGCGTCATTAAATGCACTGGGTGAAAGTGAGCACAAAGCCGCTATTTTGGGGATCAGCTCTGACTGTGGTGGTGGGATCCTGAGAGGCGCGAACTGGGGTCCGTTATTCCTTCGCTCAACATTGCTTACTCAGCAGCCACAAGTGAGTGCGTTTGATCTGGGTGATGTGCGTGTTATCCCTCACCTATTGCATGATAAATATCTGAACGAAGGGACAATCAGCAACTGCCAAAAGGCGCTCTACCAGGACGAAAATAGCGATTACCATGTATCTCCTTTGTCTATTACAGAGGATGTTTGTGATGGCTTTTACGCAAATTATCCTGACAAAGGCATTTTTGGTATCGGCGGCGACCACTCAATTAGCTATCCGTTGACCAAAGCCTACCTTAAGGCGAAACGTGATCAGGGTAAACGCACTGCGATTATTCACTTTGATGCACACACTGATCTGCTGGTAGAGCGATTGGGTATTGATCTGTGCTTTGGCTCATGGTGTACACACATTCTGGAGTTTTTGCCAGCGCCGCACCATTTGATCCAGTTTGGGATCCGCTCAAGTGGCAAGAGCAAACAGCATTGGGAGTCAACATTCGGTGTTAAGCAGCACTGGGCCAATGAGATCCGTGAGCAAGGCGCTGAGGCCATTGTGGCGCAAGTGATTGAGCAGCTGAAGGAAGACAAGGTTGACGAGCTGTACGTGAGTTTTGATATTGATGCGTTGGATGAGCAGTTTGCTGCGGCAACGGGCACACCAGAATCAGGAGGTATGACGCCGGATGAGGCAATGACAATACTGACGGCTCTGAGCAAAGAGTTTCCTATCACAGGTGCTGATATGATGGAGATTGCCCCATTTACGGATAGCTCGCTGGCTGGGTTGTCCAGCTCAGAAACGACGCTCCGTGAAGGCGCTAAGTTATCAGCTTTTCTGATTGACGCCATCAACAAAGGCTAATTACACGCACAAAGAGGGCGCCAGGCCCTCTTTGTGGCCGCATATCATGCGCATTTATGCTATCTCATCAAAAATTTACCTACTTTTATATTCACAGTATCCGAATATTTTCCTATATTAAAAATTGCATTCTGAATCGATCATAAGGAGCGATGCTTGGTACGCTGGTTTGTTTTTTTGTGGCTGGCTTTAGGTAATGCGAGCGTATCTGCTTATACACTGACTCTGGTAACTGAGAACTTCGCACATTTTCAGTATGTGAACGGAGAGGGTGAGCTGACGGGTCATGCTGCTGAGAAAGTGATTGCTGTGCTCAATGAGGCGCAAATAGACTATCGTATCTCTGTTGATAACTGGAGTAGTTCCTACAACAGTGCTAAGCGCGATCCTAATACCTGCATTTTTTCTATTGCCAAAAGTGAGCAACGTAATGCCTTATTTAACTGGGTGTTTCCCATTGGTGCCTTTACGACCTCATTTTATGCCTTAAAGACCGCAAACATCAGTATCGACTCTCTCGATCAAGCCAGACAGTATAAAATTGCGGTGATACGTGACAACTTTAGCCACCAGTATCTTAAAAGTCAGGGGTTTGTTGAAGGCCAACAATTGCTATTGATCCAATCTTTCGATCGTGTATTTCAGCTTCTTGCGACGCGCCGGAATATTGTTGACCTGGTCATTTTGAGTGATGCGCAATTTGAGCATAAGAGCAAGAGTGAACCTATGAGTAGTGAACTCGAACCGGTTATGACAATAGATAACATGAACACTCAGCTTTATTTCGCGTGTAATAAGAAAGTGCCGACACGGATAATCAGCCGGATTCAGGCAGCATACAAGCGTTTATACTAAGGCTTTTTAATCTCTGGCCAACTGAAGCCATGGAAGGTGTCCAAATACAGCGCCTCCACCTTGTCTCTTGCCCATGGCGTTTTACGCAGAAATTTGAGACTGGACTTCACTGAAGGGTCCTTTTTGAAACAATTGATATCCACTGCCTCTGCCATGGCTTGCCAACCGAGTTGCTCAACCAAGCGTTCTACGATGTCCTGAAGTTTGACCCCATGCAAAGGGTTATTGGGTTGTGATCCACTCATACTGCTTTGTTCGCTTAATTAAAGAGACTAGTGTACCCTGATTTTACCTTTCATTTCTACTCTGATTGGTTCGCCCTTGTCGTCCAGCTTAAGCCATATCAGCGGGCTTTGCGGCTGGTTTTTATAGCGATGAGTACAGACATACAACATTTCGGCTTGTTTGATTACTGCGCCCTCCGTATAACGAAGATCCTGATACCAGCACACCGCCTGTAATTGCTCGAGGTAGAGATTCGTCTCGTTGCCGTAGGCTACACCTTTGAGTGGAATCAATAAAATTGTAAATAAAAAGCAAATTAGCTTATTTTTCATGGCATAACTCCAAGTTCGAGCTAAATTTAAGGGGGTAAAGCTAATGTACTATACACCTTAGCTATTGGTAATGTGCTGACACCCTTTTTTTTTGGGGTTGTCAGTTGTTGTAATACATGCAGAAGTCGGGCCTATTTTATGGTCTCAGGAGGGAATATGGCATTTGATGAAAAACTAATGGCTGAGCTGGAACTACTGGTGAAATTTCCACGTAGTAGCTTGCATCAGGGGATAAAAATACACAAAAATGCAGATCAGGATATTCTATCGGCAGCTGAGCGGTTATATGCCAAAGGGGTGATTGATCAGCCTGACGGGGGTTATCTAACAGATCTCGGGCACGATTTGTTGGTGCACTTAGACCAAGTGCACAGTGCACTTAAATAGTTGGACCAGCGGTATCAGGAGCGTATTCTTAACGCTCCTGAAGCCGTTTTTACTTAGGTGCGTCGGCTTGGTGTTCCGGTGCCGCATCATTAAACGCAGGCAGTGTATTACAGTGTTCGTAGATACGTGCAATTTTAGGGAAATCGTTCATATCGACTTTGAAGCGCAAAGCATTATAAACCTGAGGTACCAGGCAAACATCAGCAAGCGTTGGCTTATCACCGAAACAAAACAGGCTGTCACCAAGCATTACCTCTAACTTCTTGAATCCTTCAATTACCCAATGACGATACCAGGTGTTTTTTTGCTCATCTGATACAGATAGCTCGTTGCTCAGGTATTTTAGTACTCTGAGGTTGTCGATCGGATGAATATCGCAAGCAATAGCGTAACAGAAGTTGCGCACTTGTGCTTTTTCCCAGCTATCAGCAGGCAGTAATGGAGCAGCTTCATAAGCTTCTTCCAGCCATTCCAGAATAGCCAATGATTGAGCCAGCACGCCCTGATCTGTTTCCAGCGCAGGCAGTAGTCCCTGATTGTTTTTACTCAGATAGTCGGTACCTTGTTGTTCTGATTTTAGCAGGTTAACCGGTATTAATTCATGATCTAGTTCTTTTAGGTTGAGTGCAATTCGCACACGATATGCGGCAGAAGAGCGAAAATAAGTATACAGTTTCATGTTTGGTCCTTTTGTTCACGACGTTGGCTCTGCTATAAAATAGCCTGCTCAGTATTGAGGTCGAATAAAATACGATGAAAAGCGGGCATTGAGCCCGCTTAATCTGTCATATGTTATTTACCAATTATTTTATGCACCTTTGTAGTACTTTTTGATGCCTTTCCAGCAATCAAGGTAATTTGGCTGGCGCTCTTTACCTTCCAGTGCGTACTTGGTCGGAGAAATGACGTAACGCGATTCAAACATGAACGCCAGTGTATTTTCATAACGTTGTGGCTCAAGTTCTGCATTCGACGCTTTTTCGAAAACATCAGCCTCAGGACCATGCGGCGACATACAGTTATGCAAGCTCATGCCTCCAGGTACAAAACCATGCTCTTTTGCATCATAAACACCTTCAATCAGACCCATAAACTCACTCATGATATTGCGGTGGTAGTAAGGTGGGCGGAACGTATCTTCTGCAACCATCCAGCGTGGCGGGAAGATAACAAAGTCGACGTTTGCTACACCAGGTGTACCAGAAGGTGAAGTCAGTACTGTAAAAATTGACGGATCCGGATGGTCGAAACTGACGGTGTTCATCACGTTGAAACGGGCCAGATCATATTTGTAAGGTGCACTGTTACCAGTCCAGGCAACAACATCTAACGGAGAATGTCCGATATCACAGCGGAACAGGTTACCATTGAACTTAGCGACGAGCTCGAAATCACCTTCTAAGTCTTCGAAAGAGGCAACCGGATATAGGAAGTCACGTTCGTTTGTATAGCCATTTGCGCCTACTGGCCCACGCTCAGGTAAAATATAAGGGTTACCATAGTTTTCGCAAATGTAACCACGAACTTGTTCGCTCAGTAGCTCAACGCGGAACTTAATACCGCGTGGGATTACGGCAATTTCGCCTGGCTTAATTGCCAGCTTGCCACACTCAGTGTGCAGCACCAGCTCTCCAAGCTGAGGTACAAACAGCAGCTCGCCGTCTGCGTTGTAAAAATAACGACCTTCCATAGAAGCGTTCGCAACGTAGACATGAATACCTATACCAGCCTGGCCATTCGCACTGCCGTTAGCTGCCATAGTCACTAAGCCATCGACAAAGTCTGTTTTTTCAGCCGGAACTTCAACCGGGTTCCAACGCAACATAGTTGGCGGTGTCGGGACTTCTGTGATCGGCGCTGTACGCAACAGGCCATTGTCCATAGCCTGGTAATCCCCTTGTACGACTGACGGGCGAATTCGGTAAAACCAGTTTCTGCGATTTTCAGCGCGTGGTGCTGTGAAAGCAGTGGTGTTGTACTGCTCAGCGTATAAATCATATTTTACTTTTTGTGGTGAAAACTGACCGACTGGCAGGGCACCAGGCAAGGCTTCAGTCTCAAATTCATTACCAAAACCACTCATGTACTCGAATTCTGCACTCATTTTGCATAGACTCCGTTGATGTTTTTTGTAAAGATACTCTCATGTGAGAGTATTTTCAATCTTTGGCCAATATTGATGTGTAAATTTTTATGTACAGGAATTGGGCCGGTGTACCAGGAGCTTGATAGTGGCATTTGATATTAATGAATTTCTTCCTTATCGCATGGTTCGACTGGCGAATGCCATGAGTGAAGCCTTTTCTGAAGTGTATGAGCAAGCTGGTTTGACTGTGCCTCAGTGGCGGGTACTGGTTCATTTGGCTCAGCATCCGGGTGCGACAGCTAAGCAGCTATGCGATCTGGCAAGCATGGACAAATCAACGGTGTCGCGCGCTATTAAACAGCTACAGCAACAGAGTATGTTGGTGGCGCAGCAAAGCGAGACAGATAAACGTGCGACAGAAATGCATTTGACCCCGCAAGGGGTTGCGTTGTACGAAACTTTGACGCCGGAAGCACTGGCGTGGGAAAGCAAACTGTTGAGTGAACTAAATCCCGAAGAAAAGCAGGCACTATTAATAATGATGCAAAAGCTGGAAGGGCACTTTCTCACCCGTTAAACCTGAGGTATCAATTTACATTCAGCATCAATGAATTGAAGAGGCAGAACTCTCCAATAAATGAGTTACAGAGCGCTTTTTCAGGCCTCACATGTGATATGGCTTTGCTAATTGTTGTATCACTCTGGCTTTGTTTAAATATCTTAAGCGCAAGCGATTTGATAATTACAGAGTTAAAACGAAAAAAGGTCAACCGAAGTTGACCTTTGAGATTATCTAATTACGTGTTTTAGATATTAGAAAGTGTACTTAACGCCTACACGCATTTCCCAAAGAGATGCATCTTTTTGGATTGTAGGTGAGATAGCGCCACCGTTGAAGTTAGAGTAAACGTACTTGCCGTCTACCATCTTAGCATCAACAACACGGTTACCTACGAAGCCACCTTTGTACATGGTGCCCCAGTCGTCGTTAAGTAGGTTTGTCAGGTTATCAATGACGAAGAATACTTCACCTTTGTGGCCTTCCATGAAACCAGGTAGTTCCTGAGTCACTTTGAAGTCAACCTTAGTCATCCACTTAGCGTTCTGTGAGTTACGGCTAAGAATAGTGCCGCGCTCCAGGCCTTCAGCAGCGATGAAGTCGTTGAACTCTTTCAGCTCTTCAGCTGTCATGTCGTAGCTTACGTTAGGATCGTTTTCCAGTGGAACGTACAGCAGCTGTCGACCGTCAGATGAGTTGCTATCGCCCCAGATGCCATCACTTTCATTGAATGTGAAGCTGTACGGTTGTCCTTCACTGATTTGGCCGAATAAGTTGAACTTAGTCGCATAACCATCGAAGAACTCATGCTTGTAGCCTAACTGCAAAGTAAAGCGGTGCGGTACTTCATAATCAGAAGTTGCCAGCTCTGGGCTCCAAGGGTTAGTAAGCGCGATGTTACCATAGTTAGACGACGCCGTTGAGCTGGTCATTGGCGTAATGTCTTTAGCGTCTGTGTAAGCATACGACAGGGTGAAGTTAATACCGTTTTCGTAGCGTTTTGCAACAGACAATGACATGACTTGTGACTCACCATCTGGACCTGAAACGTTAGTCAATAAGTAGTCACGTCCGCGAGGGTTGTTAGGATCACGCTCAACCATGATTGGACGGCCATCAAAGGTCGTTTCACCTGATAGCTTGTAACCGATATGACGGACGATTGCTGAGTCTTTCTTCTCAGTGTACAACCAGTCAGCACTGATAACATACTCGTTTTCTGTGGTATACGTTGCACCTAGAGAAATTTTCCATTCAGAAGGAATTTTGAAGTTAGGAGCTGTTGCGTCTACAGAACCTTTGCCGTCTTCAACTTTAGTTGCAGCAACTTTGTCGAATAGCTCTTTAGGTACGTCAAAACCAGGTGTACCGCCGTCGAAATTAGTCATTTCGTTGGCAAATAAATCGTAATAACCTATGCCTCTGTCATCATTCTTTCTGTGGCTGGTAAATACTTGTGTAGCACCATCACTAGAATATGAGTTCGACAACCATACATTCGGGTTACCACCTGAGTACAGACCGATACCACCACGTACCTCTAGAGCATCATCAACATACCAGTTGAAACCTACACGCGGTTGTAACAGGTCAACCCCATCCATGTTAGTGGTGTTAGAGAAGCCATAAATGCTTTCGTAATGTGCATTTGGAGTTGGTGTGTCGTCACTGGTGTATCTGTCGTAACGAAGACCATAAGTCAATGTTGCATCGATATCAGAGAAGCTATACTCGTCCTGAATGTAGAAGGTGTGCTGCTGGTATGAGAAGTTAGCTGCTACATCGTTAGGATCGTTTGTTGTCGCTGCGTTGTTATAGTAAACCTGCTGCGCCAAGCCCTTTTCGAAGTTTTCGATAGAGTCGAAACGGAACTCACCCTGAACGTGCTGCATGAACAGGTTGAATACGTTCAGATCTTCATACTCATAACCCGCAGTAATTGTGTGTTGGTCAAGGTAGTATGTACCTGCCAGTTTTACAGTGAAGTTATCCCAGTCAAGGTCATTCGCCTGACGAGAGTCATCCGGACCAATGTAAACTTTACCACCGTCAGCGGCAGTAACCTGGAACTCACCAAAGCCACTTGCTGCATCTAGAGATTGTTGACGCGCGTCAAGGTCTGCTTTACCAACACGGATTTCAGTTGAGAATTCGTCATTCCAGTCTGAGTAGATTGAAGTTACGATTGAGGTAAATTCTGCGCCACGCTCATAGAAGTGGTTGCTCAGAGACAGCTCACGGCTACCAGAGTCAGACTGAGAAAGTGCAAAGCCGTCATTGTAGTTGTAAACAATGTTTGCACGGTGAGAATCATTGATGTTCCAGTCAAGCTTTACTAGCAGCTTTTCATCTTCAACTGGCATGCTTGGTACCATAGTACCAGGGTCGTAGTTATAGACATTTTTGGTGATGTCGATAATACGGTTCAAGTCAGCTTGGCTAACAGTCGAATTAAGTGGGTCGTAGCTAAACTGTTGAACACCTTCAAGCTTTTCATAAGATGTGAAAAGGAAAAGCTTATCTTTCAGGATTGGCATACCAACGTTGAAACCG
The window above is part of the Pseudoalteromonas rubra genome. Proteins encoded here:
- a CDS encoding TonB-dependent receptor; its protein translation is MKTQLRKTALSLAVIAGIGASGAAFANETSSSVKGQIVGPNGNPAVGTTVTIMHLPTGSTKVTSVNDAGYFSAKGLRVGGPYQIIVDSNKYEDQLLENVYLSLGSDYPVNVQLQPESSMEQIVVTGRPISQMAGGTGPAATFTLEDLQEAPAINRDLKDIVRADPRVYVDETRGAIQCGGGNPRFNALTLDGVRMNDNFGLNANGYPTIRAPFSFDSIEQVAVELAPFDVQYGGFTSCNINAVTKTGSNEIHGGVFYDYTSDSMKGDKSKDKEYDNGDYDEKRYGFNVGMPILKDKLFLFTSYEKLEGVQQFSYDPLNSTVSQADLNRIIDITKNVYNYDPGTMVPSMPVEDEKLLVKLDWNINDSHRANIVYNYNDGFALSQSDSGSRELSLSNHFYERGAEFTSIVTSIYSDWNDEFSTEIRVGKADLDARQQSLDAASGFGEFQVTAADGGKVYIGPDDSRQANDLDWDNFTVKLAGTYYLDQHTITAGYEYEDLNVFNLFMQHVQGEFRFDSIENFEKGLAQQVYYNNAATTNDPNDVAANFSYQQHTFYIQDEYSFSDIDATLTYGLRYDRYTSDDTPTPNAHYESIYGFSNTTNMDGVDLLQPRVGFNWYVDDALEVRGGIGLYSGGNPNVWLSNSYSSDGATQVFTSHRKNDDRGIGYYDLFANEMTNFDGGTPGFDVPKELFDKVAATKVEDGKGSVDATAPNFKIPSEWKISLGATYTTENEYVISADWLYTEKKDSAIVRHIGYKLSGETTFDGRPIMVERDPNNPRGRDYLLTNVSGPDGESQVMSLSVAKRYENGINFTLSYAYTDAKDITPMTSSTASSNYGNIALTNPWSPELATSDYEVPHRFTLQLGYKHEFFDGYATKFNLFGQISEGQPYSFTFNESDGIWGDSNSSDGRQLLYVPLENDPNVSYDMTAEELKEFNDFIAAEGLERGTILSRNSQNAKWMTKVDFKVTQELPGFMEGHKGEVFFVIDNLTNLLNDDWGTMYKGGFVGNRVVDAKMVDGKYVYSNFNGGAISPTIQKDASLWEMRVGVKYTF